From Sphingobacterium sp. lm-10, the proteins below share one genomic window:
- a CDS encoding TonB-dependent receptor has protein sequence MNFLEIRSALTFITFFLFITSSFAQTGAVKGIVRDADTKAVVTGASVMIAGTTQGVATNAEGVFQISGIQPGTYSLKVSFISYQDLLVEDVKIETDKQLELNLEIRTSGGASLEEVVVSATRLRNTNNAVLTEIRSARQVVSGISQQQIAMSQDRDAAQVMTRIPGVTIVNNRFVNVRGIPERYNQVMLNNAIAPSTEVDRRTFSFDLIPSNVLERMMIYKSGSADNPGDFAGGLIKVYTNSASGENFTTFNVGSNLRANTTFQPYRFNRTSSTDFLGFDGGERALPGAVPTENMRGLPVNDPLRTDVPKSFNNDLSYQSRTALPDFNFGVGLGRTWDLRNGRRLSTLSQLNYSQSNQFFQRRFNRYEIQDPADYGTPAPLRLDFNDEQYEQENRVGLLSNWSLLLNPFHKIEFKNLFNQIGENVTILREGLDYVQQSNLNRRNYLYQYRSRSIYSGQLEGTHRFAAGKTNLNWVGGVNYLGENQPDLRRFRTLQSASNPAIYDMILPSSTNLYDTGRYFGELSEIGVNTSVSVEHQLGGITDNPIVLKGGLLNEYRDRSFSSRYFSYRTTGDTNPDEINRLTSLPLDQIFADENFRSDRFIIDEGTSPIDSYTGSNILSAGFANIAIPLEKVNIIAGFRAEYNILRLNSFDGSALPVNVDNRVFSPLGFLNVDYDLTDVQKIRFGYGRSVNRPEFREIAPFLFYDFELDANRNGNPNLKVATIDNLDLRYEWYPRQGESISLGGFYKRFKDPIETEVINQGGTDGQAFTLNNAMSAYAYGAEIEIRKSFSGLTESSFIDRMSVNLNASVIKSEVDYGSSIIGDIQDARRPLQGQSPYIINAILNYLDEENGWNMSAAYNVIGKRIFAIGTVSAPAVYELPRNSIDLTVSKRFTRSIAAKIGVQDLLNAPFRFYQDTNRDTRIDFVNDDPIINFRRGTLFTTSLIYTIK, from the coding sequence ATGAATTTTTTAGAGATACGATCAGCATTAACCTTTATTACCTTTTTTTTATTTATTACCTCTTCTTTCGCCCAGACGGGCGCAGTCAAAGGGATTGTTCGTGACGCGGATACAAAAGCAGTAGTTACTGGAGCATCGGTAATGATTGCTGGCACGACGCAAGGCGTTGCTACCAATGCAGAAGGAGTCTTTCAAATTTCAGGTATCCAACCTGGCACTTATAGTTTAAAAGTTTCCTTCATATCCTACCAAGACTTGTTAGTAGAAGATGTGAAAATAGAAACAGACAAACAACTAGAATTGAACCTCGAAATACGAACCTCCGGCGGAGCATCTTTAGAAGAGGTAGTTGTAAGTGCTACGCGTCTTCGAAATACGAACAATGCTGTCTTGACTGAAATACGTTCCGCGCGTCAAGTAGTTAGTGGCATCTCCCAACAACAGATTGCAATGTCTCAGGATCGCGACGCGGCTCAGGTCATGACACGCATACCTGGTGTAACGATCGTCAACAATCGTTTTGTAAATGTTCGGGGTATACCGGAACGTTACAATCAGGTTATGCTGAATAATGCTATAGCTCCTAGCACGGAAGTAGATAGACGTACATTTTCATTTGACTTAATTCCAAGCAATGTCCTGGAGCGGATGATGATCTACAAATCAGGATCTGCAGACAATCCAGGAGATTTTGCTGGAGGCCTAATTAAGGTGTATACGAATAGCGCTAGCGGCGAGAATTTTACGACTTTTAACGTCGGATCAAATCTTCGCGCAAATACTACCTTTCAACCTTATCGATTTAACAGGACATCCTCAACTGATTTCTTAGGCTTCGATGGAGGCGAACGGGCATTGCCAGGAGCTGTACCAACGGAGAATATGCGCGGTCTTCCAGTTAATGACCCCTTGCGCACTGATGTTCCCAAATCATTTAATAATGACCTATCTTACCAGTCTCGGACTGCCCTACCTGATTTTAATTTTGGAGTAGGCCTGGGTAGAACATGGGATCTCCGGAATGGTCGTCGGCTGAGTACCTTGTCACAATTGAATTATTCTCAATCCAACCAATTCTTTCAGCGACGCTTTAATCGGTATGAGATTCAGGATCCCGCGGATTACGGAACACCGGCACCGCTAAGATTGGATTTTAATGATGAACAATATGAGCAGGAAAATCGTGTGGGATTACTGAGCAATTGGTCATTACTGCTCAATCCCTTTCACAAAATCGAGTTCAAGAACTTATTCAACCAAATTGGTGAAAACGTAACTATCCTTCGGGAAGGTCTAGACTATGTTCAGCAAAGTAATCTAAACAGAAGGAATTATTTGTATCAGTACCGCTCTAGATCAATTTATTCTGGTCAGTTAGAAGGAACCCACCGGTTTGCCGCCGGAAAAACTAATTTAAATTGGGTTGGTGGTGTAAACTATTTAGGCGAAAATCAGCCTGACCTTAGACGGTTCCGCACCCTACAAAGCGCTTCAAATCCCGCTATTTACGACATGATCCTTCCGTCCTCCACGAACCTATACGACACAGGACGCTACTTTGGAGAACTTTCAGAAATAGGCGTTAATACGAGTGTTAGCGTAGAGCATCAGTTAGGCGGCATTACAGATAATCCGATTGTACTGAAAGGCGGTTTGCTAAATGAATATCGTGATCGCTCGTTTTCATCCAGGTATTTCAGCTACCGTACGACTGGCGATACAAATCCCGACGAAATAAACAGATTGACTTCACTTCCGTTGGATCAAATCTTTGCTGACGAAAACTTCCGAAGTGATCGTTTTATTATCGATGAGGGTACCAGCCCTATCGATAGCTATACGGGATCTAATATTTTATCAGCAGGATTCGCCAACATTGCCATTCCCTTAGAAAAGGTTAATATCATAGCAGGTTTTCGTGCAGAGTATAACATTCTGCGTCTAAACTCTTTCGATGGTAGCGCACTACCTGTGAATGTGGATAACCGTGTATTTTCTCCTTTGGGATTCCTCAATGTGGATTACGATTTGACGGATGTGCAAAAGATTAGGTTTGGTTATGGAAGATCAGTTAACCGCCCGGAGTTTCGGGAGATTGCGCCGTTCCTATTCTATGATTTCGAATTAGATGCAAATAGAAATGGTAACCCAAATCTAAAAGTTGCCACCATTGATAATCTTGATTTACGCTATGAATGGTACCCGCGTCAAGGAGAAAGTATTAGTCTAGGAGGATTCTACAAAAGATTTAAAGATCCAATTGAGACGGAAGTTATCAACCAAGGCGGAACCGACGGCCAAGCTTTCACGCTAAATAATGCGATGTCTGCCTATGCCTATGGTGCGGAGATTGAGATCCGAAAATCTTTCAGCGGCCTTACTGAGAGTTCTTTTATAGACCGTATGAGTGTTAATTTAAATGCATCTGTTATTAAGTCTGAAGTGGATTATGGATCAAGTATCATTGGCGATATACAAGATGCAAGAAGACCATTGCAAGGACAATCACCATATATTATCAATGCTATTCTAAATTACCTTGATGAAGAAAACGGTTGGAATATGAGCGCAGCTTATAATGTGATCGGAAAAAGGATTTTTGCTATCGGAACCGTTAGTGCTCCTGCCGTATACGAATTACCTAGAAATAGTATAGATCTAACTGTTAGCAAACGATTTACTAGATCTATCGCAGCAAAAATAGGTGTACAAGATCTACTTAATGCACCTTTCCGATTCTATCAAGATACCAATAGAGATACCAGAATTGACTTTGTGAATGATGACCCTATTATAAATTTTAGACGAGGAACACTCTTTACGACTTCATTAATTTACACCATTAAATAG
- a CDS encoding GH92 family glycosyl hydrolase, which translates to MLKSFLLLSGAIGLLHTTFAQSSTADLQKPVDYVNPYMGNISHLLVPTYPTVHLPNSMLRVYPERNDFTTDQLRGLPLVVTSHRGRSAFNLSPVNGSQHAAWKNVYAYAYDNEEIKPYYYGVSLLEEQIDVAFAPSHQSGIYALNFQLGKDKSVVFNSGSGSVKVSGNSITASQELQNNTTVYLYGEFDQKASTAGVIENGKLIAKKTAVSGKQSAVVLTFDRGGQELHFRYGISFIDAEQAKRNLQREIKHFDVQRVADAGRDIWNERLSTVQIAGGKADDRVVFYTSLYRCFERPVNISEDNRYFSAFDGKVHTDSRPFYTDDWIWDTYRATHPLRLLIDEQVESDVLQSYVRMAEQMDHFWMPTFPEITGDSRRMNSNHGVVTVADAYAKGLRSFDIEKAYESGKRAVQEKTLAPWSAAPAGWLDNFYKEHGFIPALYPGEEETVPEVHRFEKRQPIAVTLGTSYDEWALGQLAQTLGHTQDAEGFLKNALNYRNLFNAETKFFHPKDKDGKFIMPFDYRYAGGQGAREYYGENNGWVYRWDVPHNVSDLMTLMGGREQFNQELDRTFREPLGKSKFEFYSQLPDHTGNVGQFSMANEPSLHIPYLYNYSGKPWMSQKRIDDLIHQWFRNDLMGMPGDEDGGGMSAFLVFSMAGFYPVTPGIPVYTIGTPFFENITMKLSNGKEFTIRAQGRTAKNKYIQSATLNGQTWDKPWFTHEELAKGGVLEFEMGDRPNREWGADAPPPSFQMP; encoded by the coding sequence ATGCTGAAATCCTTTTTATTGTTATCTGGGGCAATAGGGCTCTTACATACTACCTTCGCTCAATCTAGTACAGCAGATCTGCAAAAGCCAGTGGACTATGTAAATCCCTACATGGGCAATATCAGCCACTTGCTCGTACCGACATATCCTACAGTACACTTGCCGAACAGTATGTTGCGTGTGTATCCTGAGCGAAATGATTTCACAACCGATCAGTTGCGCGGATTGCCGCTGGTGGTAACTAGTCATCGCGGGCGCTCGGCTTTCAACCTGAGTCCGGTAAACGGGTCTCAGCATGCCGCTTGGAAAAATGTGTATGCATATGCTTATGACAACGAAGAAATAAAGCCTTACTATTATGGCGTATCGCTTTTAGAGGAGCAAATAGACGTTGCTTTTGCTCCTTCGCATCAATCCGGCATTTATGCGCTAAACTTTCAATTGGGAAAAGATAAGTCAGTTGTTTTCAACTCTGGGTCGGGAAGCGTGAAGGTGAGTGGAAATAGCATTACGGCTTCACAGGAACTTCAAAATAATACCACGGTTTACTTGTATGGTGAATTTGATCAAAAAGCCAGTACTGCGGGTGTGATAGAAAACGGCAAATTGATCGCTAAGAAAACAGCCGTTTCCGGTAAGCAGTCCGCTGTGGTGTTAACTTTTGATAGGGGAGGGCAAGAATTGCATTTTCGCTATGGCATATCCTTTATCGATGCGGAGCAAGCCAAGCGCAACCTGCAACGGGAGATCAAACATTTTGATGTACAAAGGGTCGCAGATGCTGGTCGCGATATCTGGAATGAGCGTCTTTCTACCGTGCAGATAGCGGGTGGCAAAGCCGATGACAGAGTAGTATTTTACACCTCTTTATACCGTTGTTTTGAGCGTCCGGTGAATATCAGCGAAGACAATCGGTATTTCAGTGCCTTTGATGGGAAAGTGCATACAGATTCCCGACCTTTTTATACAGACGATTGGATCTGGGATACCTATCGTGCTACCCATCCATTAAGGTTATTGATTGATGAGCAAGTGGAGTCAGATGTGCTTCAATCGTATGTACGTATGGCCGAACAGATGGATCATTTTTGGATGCCAACATTTCCGGAGATCACCGGAGATTCTAGAAGAATGAATTCTAATCACGGGGTGGTTACTGTTGCCGACGCCTACGCGAAGGGGTTGCGAAGCTTTGATATAGAAAAGGCCTATGAAAGTGGCAAGCGTGCTGTACAGGAGAAAACCCTTGCACCATGGTCTGCGGCTCCAGCGGGATGGTTAGACAACTTTTACAAAGAACATGGATTTATTCCGGCGTTGTACCCGGGTGAGGAAGAGACCGTGCCAGAAGTGCATCGGTTTGAAAAGCGGCAGCCGATCGCGGTAACCTTAGGTACTTCGTACGATGAGTGGGCTTTGGGCCAGCTTGCACAAACACTCGGACATACTCAAGATGCAGAAGGTTTCTTAAAAAATGCACTGAATTATCGGAACTTGTTTAATGCAGAAACGAAATTCTTTCATCCCAAAGATAAAGATGGAAAATTCATTATGCCATTTGATTACCGGTATGCCGGTGGTCAGGGTGCGCGCGAATATTATGGGGAGAATAATGGCTGGGTATATCGCTGGGATGTGCCGCATAATGTGAGCGACCTTATGACGTTGATGGGCGGCCGAGAGCAATTTAATCAAGAGCTAGACCGTACTTTCCGAGAGCCTTTAGGTAAAAGTAAGTTCGAATTTTATAGCCAACTGCCCGATCACACCGGCAACGTCGGACAGTTTTCTATGGCTAATGAGCCCAGCTTGCACATTCCCTATTTATACAATTATTCGGGTAAGCCATGGATGTCCCAAAAACGAATAGATGATCTCATCCATCAATGGTTTAGAAATGATTTGATGGGCATGCCGGGCGATGAAGACGGTGGTGGTATGTCGGCATTCCTCGTGTTTTCGATGGCCGGATTCTACCCGGTTACACCGGGTATTCCTGTGTATACGATCGGTACGCCGTTCTTCGAGAATATCACGATGAAATTATCGAACGGGAAAGAATTTACGATTAGAGCGCAAGGACGTACAGCAAAAAATAAATATATACAATCAGCTACGCTGAATGGCCAAACCTGGGATAAGCCTTGGTTTACTCACGAAGAGTTAGCGAAAGGCGGCGTGTTAGAATTCGAAATGGGAGATCGACCGAATAGGGAGTGGGGGGCAGACGCCCCACCTCCATCATTTCAAATGCCTTAG
- a CDS encoding nuclear transport factor 2 family protein, which yields MKKTITSIAAALLMIISFSSFAAKPIYSAAPTASSNTLSAYVSSLTEGLNDFNNMIFAKDFEYRNTADRTEKTFNRRQYMQFLKNNKGLKFDCTTTYQILDETGNTSLAKVTMAFRDFTRVDYVTLHANDRGWKVSKVVTTYPTTSTVVQ from the coding sequence ATGAAAAAAACAATCACCTCCATCGCTGCAGCTTTACTGATGATCATCAGCTTCTCATCCTTCGCAGCAAAACCTATTTACTCAGCTGCGCCTACTGCATCGAGCAATACCTTGTCGGCTTACGTATCCTCTCTTACGGAAGGACTAAATGACTTCAATAATATGATATTTGCCAAAGACTTCGAATACCGCAATACGGCTGATCGTACTGAAAAGACATTTAATCGTAGGCAGTACATGCAATTTTTGAAGAACAACAAAGGGCTGAAATTCGACTGTACAACGACCTATCAAATACTTGACGAAACAGGGAATACCAGTTTAGCTAAAGTGACAATGGCTTTCCGCGATTTCACCCGAGTAGATTACGTCACCTTACATGCAAACGATCGCGGGTGGAAAGTAAGCAAAGTGGTTACCACTTATCCTACTACTAGTACAGTCGTTCAATAA
- a CDS encoding Gfo/Idh/MocA family oxidoreductase: protein MINSRRRFLQQLTLSAIAVPALSAYPFSIPDENPGLDTDKPILKVAIMGLGGYAERVAEAMQSSTRAKITGLISGTPEKLSTWGTKYKVPEGSRYNYENFDQIKDNPEIDAVYIITPNALHHGQTIRVAKAGKHVICEKPMAINAKEGQEMVDACAAAGVQLLIGYRMRFEPHTLKAVKLREEGKLGKIKFFQGQTGFKIGDPNQWRVNKKLAGGGSLMDIGIYAINGARYMVGEDPIWVTAQETKTDFDTFKEGVDETIQFQLGFPGGAVASCLSTYNMNHLDRFYLVGESDFVEMQPSTGYGPIKGRTKSGPLNEPHVVHQTVQMDEMAQIILDGKKPILPVDGKVGLQDMKIIEAIYKACETGQRQELNLG from the coding sequence ATGATTAATTCTCGCCGTCGTTTTCTACAACAGCTTACTTTATCTGCTATTGCAGTACCCGCTTTAAGTGCCTACCCCTTTTCAATACCGGATGAAAATCCCGGATTGGACACCGACAAACCGATCTTGAAAGTAGCAATAATGGGGTTAGGTGGTTATGCAGAACGTGTTGCGGAGGCGATGCAATCGTCTACAAGAGCTAAGATTACAGGGTTGATCAGCGGAACTCCGGAAAAATTAAGCACTTGGGGTACCAAATATAAAGTGCCAGAGGGCAGCCGATATAATTACGAGAACTTCGATCAGATTAAGGACAATCCAGAGATTGATGCCGTGTATATCATTACTCCGAATGCATTGCATCATGGCCAAACTATCCGTGTGGCTAAAGCTGGGAAACACGTGATTTGCGAAAAGCCGATGGCAATTAATGCCAAGGAAGGGCAAGAAATGGTAGATGCCTGTGCGGCAGCTGGCGTGCAGTTGCTTATCGGCTATCGAATGCGTTTTGAACCGCATACCTTAAAGGCAGTCAAACTACGCGAAGAAGGTAAATTGGGCAAAATCAAGTTTTTTCAAGGACAAACGGGATTTAAGATTGGAGATCCGAACCAGTGGCGTGTCAATAAAAAGTTGGCTGGTGGCGGCTCCCTAATGGATATTGGGATCTATGCGATCAATGGTGCACGTTATATGGTGGGCGAAGATCCAATTTGGGTGACCGCACAGGAAACGAAAACCGATTTCGACACGTTTAAAGAAGGCGTGGATGAAACTATCCAGTTTCAACTAGGGTTTCCAGGCGGTGCAGTAGCATCATGCTTATCGACTTATAATATGAATCATCTCGATCGCTTTTACCTCGTTGGGGAAAGCGATTTTGTAGAAATGCAACCTTCGACTGGATATGGGCCGATTAAAGGTCGCACTAAAAGTGGACCGCTAAATGAGCCGCATGTAGTACACCAAACCGTGCAAATGGATGAAATGGCACAGATCATACTAGACGGCAAAAAACCCATATTACCTGTCGATGGAAAAGTCGGCTTGCAGGATATGAAAATTATTGAGGCTATTTACAAAGCCTGTGAAACCGGACAGCGACAGGAGTTGAATCTGGGATGA
- a CDS encoding TlpA disulfide reductase family protein, which produces MYKGIEIICLAILVILAGQAKAQSKTPLQLSGTIKDVKEGTIYLQRYDNKLFKTIDSTEVINGAFAFTTAVPLPELYGLSLESAGTELQVFLDDQPTKIIVGKDQDLRTAEVSGSKWQSQFEGYKKRANKLTAAEFIQEDPTSIVAAFALFRNYSYDLSPQEIREHLALLDPSLSQTQYVAILKDLATKQEAVLPGNKAIDFVSTDPEGNQIRFFDHLGKGYVLLDFWAGWCPPCRAENPNIVKAYHKYKDKGFDVFGVSLDRNKSSWLKAIKDDQLDWTQVSDLAFWDTEAPALYGVRFIPSNLLIDSNGIIVARNVTGEELQTLLAELLD; this is translated from the coding sequence ATGTATAAAGGAATAGAAATCATTTGCCTTGCCATTTTGGTAATCTTGGCCGGACAAGCTAAGGCACAGTCCAAAACCCCATTGCAACTTTCTGGTACTATTAAAGATGTGAAAGAAGGTACCATATATCTGCAACGTTACGACAATAAGTTGTTTAAAACCATTGATTCCACGGAGGTAATAAATGGAGCATTTGCCTTTACAACAGCGGTTCCGCTGCCTGAACTATACGGGCTAAGTTTAGAATCTGCTGGTACCGAACTGCAAGTGTTTTTGGACGATCAGCCTACAAAAATTATCGTAGGGAAAGATCAGGATTTAAGAACGGCCGAGGTTTCTGGTTCCAAATGGCAGTCGCAGTTTGAGGGGTACAAAAAAAGAGCAAATAAGCTAACGGCAGCAGAATTTATCCAAGAAGATCCGACATCCATCGTGGCAGCTTTCGCGCTGTTTCGTAACTATTCATATGATTTGTCTCCGCAAGAAATTAGAGAACACCTAGCCTTGCTAGATCCTTCATTATCCCAAACACAGTATGTTGCCATCCTGAAAGATTTAGCGACAAAGCAGGAAGCGGTTTTGCCGGGTAATAAAGCGATTGACTTCGTCTCGACAGATCCGGAAGGTAATCAAATCCGATTCTTTGATCACTTGGGTAAGGGATATGTCTTATTGGATTTTTGGGCTGGCTGGTGCCCGCCATGTCGGGCGGAGAACCCAAATATCGTCAAAGCATATCATAAATATAAAGACAAGGGATTTGATGTGTTCGGGGTTTCTTTGGATCGAAATAAATCCTCGTGGTTAAAAGCGATCAAAGATGATCAATTGGATTGGACGCAAGTATCTGATTTAGCTTTTTGGGATACCGAAGCGCCAGCACTCTATGGCGTTCGTTTCATTCCTTCAAATCTTTTGATTGATTCGAACGGTATCATTGTAGCTCGAAACGTAACAGGTGAAGAACTGCAAACGTTATTAGCTGAATTGCTGGACTAA